The following are from one region of the Muntiacus reevesi chromosome 3, mMunRee1.1, whole genome shotgun sequence genome:
- the ZDHHC12 gene encoding palmitoyltransferase ZDHHC12 isoform X3 yields MAPWALLTPGVLVRTGHTVLTWGITLVLFLHDTALRQWEEQGELLLPLTFLLLVLGSLLLYLTVSLMDPGYVNVLPQPQEEAKEEQTAMVPHATPLRRCGYCMVLQPLRARHCRECRRCVRRYDHHCPWMENCVGERNHPLFVAYLALQLVVLLWALYLAWWVAPAPWVRPPLLPALGALAAVQRAPVRHLPAAVALLPGGRPAPGLASLSGGQQHHHLGVHLLPPHRLPPPAPRQPLRPRPDPQPGPLLLWMAPGLLGDPLGRGRGGGRQ; encoded by the exons ATGGCGCCCTGGGCGCTCCTCACCCCTGGGGTCCTGGTGCGGACCGGGCATACTGTGCTGACCTGGGGGATCACGTTGGTACTCTTCCTGCATGATACCG CACTGCGGCAGTGGGAAGAGCAGGGGGAACTGCTCCTGCCCCTCACCTTCCTGCTGCTCGTGCTGGGCTCCCTGCTGCTTTACCTGACCGTGTCACTCATGGACCCGGGCTACGTGAATGTCCTGCCTCAGCCCCAG GAGGAGGCCAAGGAAGAGCAGACAGCCATGGTTCCTCACGCCACCCCCCTTCGGCGCTGCGGATACTGCATGGTGCTG CAACCCCTGCGGGCTCGGCACTGCCGTGAGTGCCGTCGCTGTGTCCGCCGCTACGACCACCACTGCCCCTGGATGGAGAACTGTGTGGGCGAGCGCAACCACCCGCTCTTCGTGGCCTACCTGGCGCTGCAGCTGGTGGTGCTTCTGTGGGCCCTGTACCTGGCATGGTGGGTTGCCCCGGCGCCCTGG GTCCGGCCTCCGCTTCTTCCAGCCCTGGGGGCTCTGGCTGCGGTCCAGCGGGCTCCTGTTCGCCACCTTCCTGCTGCTGTCGCTCTTCTCCCTGGTGGCCGGCCTGCTCCTGGCCTCGCATCTCTATCTGGTGGCCAGCAACACCACCACCTGGGAGTTCATCTCCTCCCACCGCATCGCCTACCTCCGCCAGCGCCCCGGCAACCCCTTCGACCGCGGCCTGACCCGCAACCTGGCCCACTTCTTCTGTGGATGGCCCCCGGGCTCCTGGGAGACCCTCTGGGccgaggacgaggaggaggaagGCAGTAG
- the ZDHHC12 gene encoding palmitoyltransferase ZDHHC12 isoform X1, giving the protein MAPWALLTPGVLVRTGHTVLTWGITLVLFLHDTALRQWEEQGELLLPLTFLLLVLGSLLLYLTVSLMDPGYVNVLPQPQEEAKEEQTAMVPHATPLRRCGYCMVLQPLRARHCRECRRCVRRYDHHCPWMENCVGERNHPLFVAYLALQLVVLLWALYLAWSGLRFFQPWGLWLRSSGLLFATFLLLSLFSLVAGLLLASHLYLVASNTTTWEFISSHRIAYLRQRPGNPFDRGLTRNLAHFFCGWPPGSWETLWAEDEEEEGSSQAV; this is encoded by the exons ATGGCGCCCTGGGCGCTCCTCACCCCTGGGGTCCTGGTGCGGACCGGGCATACTGTGCTGACCTGGGGGATCACGTTGGTACTCTTCCTGCATGATACCG CACTGCGGCAGTGGGAAGAGCAGGGGGAACTGCTCCTGCCCCTCACCTTCCTGCTGCTCGTGCTGGGCTCCCTGCTGCTTTACCTGACCGTGTCACTCATGGACCCGGGCTACGTGAATGTCCTGCCTCAGCCCCAG GAGGAGGCCAAGGAAGAGCAGACAGCCATGGTTCCTCACGCCACCCCCCTTCGGCGCTGCGGATACTGCATGGTGCTG CAACCCCTGCGGGCTCGGCACTGCCGTGAGTGCCGTCGCTGTGTCCGCCGCTACGACCACCACTGCCCCTGGATGGAGAACTGTGTGGGCGAGCGCAACCACCCGCTCTTCGTGGCCTACCTGGCGCTGCAGCTGGTGGTGCTTCTGTGGGCCCTGTACCTGGCATG GTCCGGCCTCCGCTTCTTCCAGCCCTGGGGGCTCTGGCTGCGGTCCAGCGGGCTCCTGTTCGCCACCTTCCTGCTGCTGTCGCTCTTCTCCCTGGTGGCCGGCCTGCTCCTGGCCTCGCATCTCTATCTGGTGGCCAGCAACACCACCACCTGGGAGTTCATCTCCTCCCACCGCATCGCCTACCTCCGCCAGCGCCCCGGCAACCCCTTCGACCGCGGCCTGACCCGCAACCTGGCCCACTTCTTCTGTGGATGGCCCCCGGGCTCCTGGGAGACCCTCTGGGccgaggacgaggaggaggaagGCAGTAGCCAAGCTGTTTAG
- the ZDHHC12 gene encoding palmitoyltransferase ZDHHC12 isoform X2 has protein sequence MAPWALLTPGVLVRTGHTVLTWGITLVLFLHDTGYVNVLPQPQEEAKEEQTAMVPHATPLRRCGYCMVLQPLRARHCRECRRCVRRYDHHCPWMENCVGERNHPLFVAYLALQLVVLLWALYLAWSGLRFFQPWGLWLRSSGLLFATFLLLSLFSLVAGLLLASHLYLVASNTTTWEFISSHRIAYLRQRPGNPFDRGLTRNLAHFFCGWPPGSWETLWAEDEEEEGSSQAV, from the exons ATGGCGCCCTGGGCGCTCCTCACCCCTGGGGTCCTGGTGCGGACCGGGCATACTGTGCTGACCTGGGGGATCACGTTGGTACTCTTCCTGCATGATACC GGCTACGTGAATGTCCTGCCTCAGCCCCAG GAGGAGGCCAAGGAAGAGCAGACAGCCATGGTTCCTCACGCCACCCCCCTTCGGCGCTGCGGATACTGCATGGTGCTG CAACCCCTGCGGGCTCGGCACTGCCGTGAGTGCCGTCGCTGTGTCCGCCGCTACGACCACCACTGCCCCTGGATGGAGAACTGTGTGGGCGAGCGCAACCACCCGCTCTTCGTGGCCTACCTGGCGCTGCAGCTGGTGGTGCTTCTGTGGGCCCTGTACCTGGCATG GTCCGGCCTCCGCTTCTTCCAGCCCTGGGGGCTCTGGCTGCGGTCCAGCGGGCTCCTGTTCGCCACCTTCCTGCTGCTGTCGCTCTTCTCCCTGGTGGCCGGCCTGCTCCTGGCCTCGCATCTCTATCTGGTGGCCAGCAACACCACCACCTGGGAGTTCATCTCCTCCCACCGCATCGCCTACCTCCGCCAGCGCCCCGGCAACCCCTTCGACCGCGGCCTGACCCGCAACCTGGCCCACTTCTTCTGTGGATGGCCCCCGGGCTCCTGGGAGACCCTCTGGGccgaggacgaggaggaggaagGCAGTAGCCAAGCTGTTTAG
- the ZDHHC12 gene encoding palmitoyltransferase ZDHHC12 isoform X4, giving the protein MAPWALLTPGVLVRTGHTVLTWGITLVLFLHDTALRQWEEQGELLLPLTFLLLVLGSLLLYLTVSLMDPGYVNVLPQPQEEAKEEQTAMVPHATPLRRCGYCMVLQPLRARHCRECRRCVRRYDHHCPWMENCVGERNHPLFVAYLALQLVVLLWALYLACPGGSGCGPAGSCSPPSCCCRSSPWWPACSWPRISIWWPATPPPGSSSPPTASPTSASAPATPSTAA; this is encoded by the exons ATGGCGCCCTGGGCGCTCCTCACCCCTGGGGTCCTGGTGCGGACCGGGCATACTGTGCTGACCTGGGGGATCACGTTGGTACTCTTCCTGCATGATACCG CACTGCGGCAGTGGGAAGAGCAGGGGGAACTGCTCCTGCCCCTCACCTTCCTGCTGCTCGTGCTGGGCTCCCTGCTGCTTTACCTGACCGTGTCACTCATGGACCCGGGCTACGTGAATGTCCTGCCTCAGCCCCAG GAGGAGGCCAAGGAAGAGCAGACAGCCATGGTTCCTCACGCCACCCCCCTTCGGCGCTGCGGATACTGCATGGTGCTG CAACCCCTGCGGGCTCGGCACTGCCGTGAGTGCCGTCGCTGTGTCCGCCGCTACGACCACCACTGCCCCTGGATGGAGAACTGTGTGGGCGAGCGCAACCACCCGCTCTTCGTGGCCTACCTGGCGCTGCAGCTGGTGGTGCTTCTGTGGGCCCTGTACCTGGCATG CCCTGGGGGCTCTGGCTGCGGTCCAGCGGGCTCCTGTTCGCCACCTTCCTGCTGCTGTCGCTCTTCTCCCTGGTGGCCGGCCTGCTCCTGGCCTCGCATCTCTATCTGGTGGCCAGCAACACCACCACCTGGGAGTTCATCTCCTCCCACCGCATCGCCTACCTCCGCCAGCGCCCCGGCAACCCCTTCGACCGCGGCCTGA
- the PKN3 gene encoding serine/threonine-protein kinase N3, with product MEEGAQRQPGAGHRLLEDEKEVIRRAIQKELKIKEGVENLRRVATDRRHLGHVQQLLRSSNRRLEQLHGELRELHARILLPAAGPGPAEPAASGPRPLAEQARARHLEALQRQLQVELKVRQGAENMTHTYATGTPKERKLLAAAQQMLQDSQLKVALLRMKISSLEASGSPEPGPDLMVEELRHRLRIEAAVAEGAKNVVKLLGSRRTQDRKVLAEAQAQLQESCQKLDLLRLALEQLLERLPPAHPLRGRVARELRTAASGNPQPSGTLVKPTAMTGTLQVRLLGCEQLLTAVPGRSPAAALAGSPSQGWLRSRAKQQRGGGELASEVLAVLKVDNRIVGQTGWGPVAKQSWDQTFVIALERARELEIGVHWRDWRQLCGVAFLRLEDFLDNACHQLSLSLVPQGLLFAQVTFCDPVIERRPRLQRQKRIFSKRRGQDFLRASQMNLSMAAWGRLVMSLLPPCSSPSTISPPKACSQTPATPQRATDPDSPSNFPPKKTPLQEEIQPLPKPPRLYLAQEPTPEEMPRTKRPHMEPRIRLELPLPVPATRKPPRLQDFRCLAVLGRGHFGKVLLVQFKGTGQYYAIKALKKQEVLSRDEIESLYCEKRILEAVGCTGHPFLLPLLACFQTSSHACFVTEFAPGGDLMMQIHEDVFPEPQARFYLACVVLGLQFLHEQKIIYRDLKLDNLLLDAQGFLKIADFGLCKEGIGFGDRTSTFCGTPEFLAPEVLTQEAYTRAVDWWGLGVLLYEMLVGECPFPGDTEEEVFDCIVNAEAPYPRFLSVQGLELIQKLLQKCPEKRLGAGERDAEEIKTQPFFRTTDWQALLARAVQPPFVPTLCGPTDLRYFEGEFTGLPPALTPPDPRSPLTARQQAAFRDFDFVSERFLEP from the exons ATGGAGGAGGGGGCGCAGCGGCAG CCTGGGGCAGGCCATCGGCTTCTGGAGGATGAGAAAGAGGTGATCCGCCGGGCCATCCAGAAGGAGCTGAAGATCAAGGAGGGTGTGGAAAACCTGCGGCGGGTGGCCACAGACCGCCGCCACCTGGGCCATGTGCAGCAGCTGCTGCGGTCCTCCAACCGCCGCCTGGAGCAGCTGCATGGAGAGCTGCGGGAGCTTCACGCCCGCATCCTGCTGCCCGCGGCTGGGCCGGGCCCGGCTG AGCCCGCGGCCTCAGGACCTCGGCCACTGGCCGAGCAGGCAAGAGCCCGGCACCTGGAGGCTCTACAGAGGCAGCTGCAGGTGGAGCTGAAAGTCAGGCAGGGGGCTGAGAACATGACCCACACCTACGCCACTGGCACTCCCAAG GAGAGGAAGCTGCTGGCAGCCGCCCAGCAGATGCTCCAGGACAGCCAGCTGAAGGTGGCCCTGCTGCGAATGAAGATCAGTAGCCTGGAGGCCAGCGGGTCCCCCGAGCCAG gtcCTGACCTGATGGTAGAGGAACTACGGCACCGTCTACGCATCGAGGCTGCCGTGGCTGAGGGCGCCAAGAACGTGGTGAAGCTGCTTGGTAGCCGACGAACACAGGATCGCAAGGTGCTGGCTGAG GCTCAGGCCCAGCTCCAGGAGTCCTGCCAGAAACTGGACCTCCTGCGGCTGGCCTTGGAGCAGCTGCTGGAGAGACTGCCTCCTGCTCACCCTCTGCGCGGCAGAGTGGCCCGGGAGCTGCGGACTGCTGCGTCTGGGAACCCGCAGCCTTCAGGGACACTTGTGAAACCCACCGCCATGACAG GGACACTGCAGGTCCGCCTCCTGGGCTGTGAGCAGCTGCTGACAGCGGTGCCTGGACGTTCCCCCGCGGCCGCGCTGGCCGGGAGCCCCTCCCAGGGCTGGCTTCGGAGCAGAGCCAAGCAGCAGCGTGGGGGAGGCGAGCTGGCCA GTGAGGTGCTGGCCGTGCTGAAGGTGGACAATCGCATTGTGGGCCAGACGGGCTGGGGGCCTGTGGCCAAGCAGTCCTGGGACCAGACCTTTGTCATTGCCCTGGAGCGG GCCCGGGAACTGGAGATCGGGGTCCACTGGCGGGACTGGAGGCAGCTGTGTGGCGTGGCCTTCCTGAGGCTAGAGGACTTCCTGGACAATGCCTGTCACCAGCTGTCCCTCAGCTTGGTGCCACAGGGACTGCTCTTTGCCCAG GTGACCTTCTGTGACCCTGTCATCGAGAGGAGGCCCCGACTGCAGAGGCAGAAACGCATTTTCTCAAAACGCAGAG GTCAGGACTtcctgagggcttcccagatgaatCTCAGCATGGCGGCTTGGGGACGCTTGGTCATGAGCCTGCTGCCCCCATGCAGCTCCCCAAGCACCATCAGCCCCCCCAAAGCGTGCTCCCAGACTCCAGCCACACCCCAACGGGCCACCGACCCCGACTCACCCAG TAACTTCCCACCCAAGAAGACCCCCTTGCAAGAAGAGATCCAACCCCTACCCAAGCCCCCTCGCCTCTACCTGGCCCAGGAGCCAACCCCTGAAGAGATGCCG CGCACCAAACGTCCCCACATGGAGCCCAGGATTCGACTCGAGCTGCCTCTGCCAGTCCCGGCTACCAG GAAACCCCCCCGGCTTCAGGACTTCCGCTGCTTGGCCGTGCTGGGCCGGGGCCACTTCGGGAAG GTCCTCTTGGTCCAATTCAAGGGGACGGGGCAATACTATGCCATCAAAGCGCTGAAGAAGCAGGAGGTGCTGAGCCGGGACGAGATTGAGAG CCTGTACTGTGAGAAGCGAATCCTTGAGGCGGTGGGCTGCACAGGGCATCCGTTCCTGCTTCCTCTCCTCGCCTGCTTCCAGACCTCCAGCCATGCCTGCTTCGTGACTGAGTTTGCGCCCGGCGGTGACCTCATGATGCAGATCCATGAGGACGTCTTTCCTGAGCCCCAGGCCCG GTTCTATCTGGCCTGTGTggtcctggggctgcagttcttaCACGAGCAGAAGATCATTTACAG AGACCTTAAGTTGGATAATCTTCTCCTGGACGCCCAGGGTTTCCTGAAGATCGCAGACTTTGGGCTTTGTAAGGAAG GGATCGGCTTTGGGGACCGGACGAGCACCTTCTGCGGCACCCCGGAGTTCCTGGCCCCTGAGGTGCTGACTCAGGAGGCCTACACACGGGCTGTGGACTGGTGGGGGCTGGGCGTGCTGCTCTATGAGATGCTGGTGGGCGAG TGCCCGTTTCCAGGGGACACCGAGGAGGAGGTGTTTGACTGTATCGTCAATGCAGAAGCCCCATACCCCCGCTTTCTGTCGGTGCAAGGCCTCGAGCTTATTCAGAAG CTCCTCCAGAAGTGCCCTGAGAAGCGCCTGGGGGCGGGCGAGCGAGATGCTGAGGAAATCAAGACCCAGCCTTTCTTCAGG ACCACCGACTGGCAGGCTCTGCTCGCCCGCGCCGTCCAGCCCCCCTTTGTACCCACCCTCTGCGGCCCCACAGACCTGCGCTACTTCGAGGGCGAGTTCACGGGGCTGCCACCCGCCCTGACCCCACCTGACCCCCGCAGCCCCCTCACCGCCCGCCAGCAGGCTGCCTTCCGGGACTTCGACTTCGTGTCTGAGAGATTCCTGGAGCCCTGA
- the SET gene encoding protein SET: MSAPAAKVSKKELNSNHDGADETSEKEQQEAIEHIDEVQNEIDRLNEQASEEILKVEQKYNKLRQPFFQKRSELIAKIPNFWVTTFVNHPQVSALLGEEDEEALHYLTRVEVTEFEDIKSGYRIDFYFDENPYFENKILSKEFHLNESGDPSSKSTEIKWKSGKDLTKRSSQTQNKASRKRQHEEPESFFTWFTDHSDAGADELGEVIKDDIWPNPLQYYLVPDMDDEEGEGEEDDDDDEEEEGLEDIDEEGDEDEGEEDEDDDEGEEGEEDEGEDD, from the exons aaaaagaacagcaagaagCAATTGAACATATtgatgaagtacaaaatgaaatagACAG ACTTAATGAACAAGCCAGTGAGGAGATTTTGAAAGTAGAACAGAAATATAACAAACTCCGCCAACCATTTTTTCAGAAGAGGTCAGAATTGATCGCCAAAATCCCCAATTTTTGGGTAACAACATTTGTTAACCATCCACAAG TGTCTGCACTGCTTGGGGAGGAGGATGAAGAGGCGCTGCATTATTTGACAAGAGTTGAAGTGACAGAATTTGAAGACATTAAATCAGGTTACAGAATAGATTTT TATTTTGATGAAAACCCTTACTTCGAAAATAAAATTCTCTCCAAAGAATTTCATCTGAATGAGAGTGGTGACCCATCTTCAAAGTCCACTGAAATCAAATGGAAATCTGGAAAG GATTTGACGAAACGATCAAGTCAAACACAGAATAAAGCCAGCAGGAAGAGACAGCATGAGGAACCAGAAAGCTTCTTCACCTGGTTTACTGATCATTCTGATGCAGGTGCAGATGAATTAGGAGAGGTCATCAAAGATGATATTTGGCCAAATCCATTACAGTACTACTTG GTTCCTGACATGGATgatgaggaaggggaaggagaagaggatgacgatgatgatgaagaggaggaaggatTGGAAGATATTGATGAAGAAGGGGATGAGGATGAAGgtgaagaagatgaagatgatgatgagggggaggaaggagag GAAGATGAAGGAGAAGATGACTAA